AACGATTGCTCGCACCGGCTTCCTAGGATagaaggatttttttttttcttattttcattTGTAAACACTCCGCTTGGCACAGTTTGTGTGATTTGAGTTTGCAATGCCTTTTCGAGGATTGTTCACTGGTACGTTTCACGTATCTCACGGACCCATCGTCGTGTggagtttttctttttttctactcTCGATTGTCTGTCGTGAGGCTTTTCTTCTTCGCACACAGTAATGACACACGCGTGCACGCAAAATTCCACGCAGCTCGCGTTACGAACCGAGTGAACTTCAACATCTCGCGTCACTTTACCGTCGACATTTAACGTCCGGTTTCTACTTCCCACTCCCCTTTTTTCCCCTCGCGATCTCGCGAACTTGGAGCGACCCGGCAAAGAGAAATGATTACCTGTCAACGCTTCACGCCTGCTTCTTTCGCGGTaggaaaatataagaaaagaaaaaaaacatacgaggaaaaaaagagatcgaAATTTTTCGAGCAACAAACCTCGCAATGATGTTACACAGTCTGAACGGGGTGTATTTGTTTTATGGATTGTTTAGGGCTGAACCAACAGGGGGGCCAAAATCATCGCGACGCAAGCGGAGGGCTGGCAGAGCCTCCgagtaagtaaaaaaaaaaagataaaaccaaaaaaaaaagaattcgcAATATGCGAAATTGCATCCCGACTCCCCCACCTCTTTTCGCGggtttgtaattaaaaaaaaaacagcccCGAAGACGTCTTGTGTccccctctcttttttttatacttcaacacaaacacacacacgcacacgcacacacatgaAACATTATGCAACTATACATTTTCGTACAGTTTTAACTCATCGATGGCCCTTAATAAAAAGTCTCATCCGCTTTTTCCATCTATCTGTAACTGTGTCGACGGTTACGTCACGTGTTACCTGTCACGTGTGAATCTGGAAATTAAACGTATCCTCGTATGCTAAACGTAACACTGGTGTGATACTCCAtcgtctttctctttccttctgtTACTATCTCTGTCTCttattaatttctctttctctttatgtgtgtgtacgtaATGCAGCCGCGTGCGATATATCAAACGTATGTACCGCTTCTTTATGTTGTGTCCTTAATTGTCAGTTCCGATCGAGTCTCTCTCCTCGTCACTTTTGTTGTTTCACTTTTGCAGCGGTCTCACACGCGGTGTAACGGTCGTTGTCGGATCGACGGGATAGCTGCTACTTCTCGCAGATCAgacgatttttattttattcttgtttccTCCTTCGGACGGACGCGCGCAAAAGAAGTTATCcgcgaaataattttacgtttCTCCTCCTCTTTCGAGTGCGATCGACGAATCGAAAGATTTCCCATAATCCTTGTCATAATAACTTCCTCGACGTTTTCCCCctcaatcaaatataatttccttTTCCCTCTAGTTATTATGGAAATCTTATTCTATCGCCTAAGTTTTTCTTAGGATACTTTGTTACAACtcgatctaatatttatttatatttagggCTTTTTTAGCTAGATTTAGCTAGATGGATTTCTATATCCAGTTTAAATTCTCCTCAAGTTTAATTTCtccttaataaaaataccgGTTGTTGCATGTGCATTTCGACACATCCGATAAGTGAAAGTCTAACCCGAATACACTAAGAAATTTACGGTTTGAATTAAGGTACCGCtaggacaccctgtatataaatatatcgcgGATATTGGAGTCGGAAAAATCGGGTCGCTATATCGCTGCTGAATAAAATGAATTCTACCAATCGCATATCGGGCACAACCGTAGCGATCAAATTCAACGGTGGCCTTCTGccttttcaataaattgttttattgtgaaaaattctCGGTTTTCATCACAATGGTTTCATCACAAATATTTACCGAAGATTACGTAATCGCGAATCGCGTTACACGCGGTACTACAAGGCCTTACTAGcttggaaaataattaaatatgcacGTAGACAACTCACGAGCCGCGATTCCCGGCTGAATTACTTGAACGTACATAGGGTGTCCTTAAATAGATCGACGAACTTTGACAGTGCGTTCTACTCGTTTCAAGCACGGGGGAGGATCGTGCGATCACGCGATCATGTGCGACCGGAACTGCATTCCTTCCAAATTACGAACACTTTTCTGTCCGTGTAGAATTTCTCACAGGTTTTCTCAATGCAACAGAAATGAGTTTGTTCGTAAAATGAAGCTCTTTTcctttaaactttattaaaatcatcATTTCTGCACGTTCTGCTCGCATTGACGTTCTATAGACTCAATTGTAAATTGATGAAAGAAATTACGCATCTTTTATTCCAACGTATAGATTTATCGCTGTATATAGAAAAGTATTGCCAAGAGAAGcgattactttattttttcttttttttcttttagagaataattataatctttaacaaagaatatttttgtatcttaaaatatactcgtcactaattttagaaaagtttagtattatatgtttaaaaaaaataatttatactctttcgaagaatattacaaaattatatcgaAGAAAAGTTAGCATGTAATAAGCagattgaatttttgtttcaatttaacattcttgaagtattatatatagcaaATTTACTAGGATTTGGATATTTTGAAATTGGATGCTTAAGATAGATTTgcggatatataaacttatgaaatatttgagataagtaatatttactcGGTTCAAGTGTATATTTTCTGTGTACGCacagagaaatttattttatgtagatattatttatttcaaaacttgTAAATGACGAGtgcattttaaaagtattatcaagaatattctttttaaagattaacattttacataaaagaagaaaacttaaaaatcaAGTAATTGCTCCTTTAGATATTTTTCTGCGTGCACTTAGGCAAATTTATCGTTGTACTATGATTTTTTACCAAGTGTACGCTACGGACGAAAATGTTTGCGATTCTGGAAGCAAGAGTTGAACTCGcgtgattttcttttttcatcctCACGCGTGGGAAGCGCACCCCAGAAGGTTGGCGATCCGTTTCGGGAATACCTTGAGTCCGAGCGCGCTAGACATAGCCCTGACTCtttccccccctttttttttcttccatgCGGAATCGTGATTGTTGCATGTTCGATTAACCCGAGTGACCTCACGTGCATGATCCGATTGAGAGCCCTCTCTCGTCCCTCGTCCCCGTTCCCCCGGTCTTTGGATTGGTCGTTTCGTATGACAGAGAATAACTCCCACGGTTTGCTCTTGACCGACGACCGCGAGTGCTGCAAGAGACATTCATTTATGTGGACGCGTCGAGATAGAGGAGGAGCAGTCGGATCCGTAATACGGGGTAATAATAAGTAGCTTCCATCGAGTGTTTATTTTCTCGGGGTTCACACCATGTAAAACCTACATACTTTTCAATGCTAACCGCCCCCTAACTGGTAATCTTCCTTATCTGCCTTCGTTTCTCCCATGAAATCAGGGATGTGGTGTCACAGATTAACGCAGACAATCGTTATCATGTTACTGTTATTGAtctttatgtttttttctttttgtttttgaggggggaggggaagaaGGTGGTCACGTGGATAAAAACCTTCCTCACAGGCGAATCACCCAGATTGTCGTAATTAAGAGTCGAGTCCCTCCCGATTGCAAACTCACGTCTGTCTTTCTCTGTGTCATTCGGCAATCCCGGGACGACCTGAGAGGGACGCCTACCTGAAACTGTCGCGTCTCCGTTACTCCCTGTTTCAGGAACCCCGCGGAGATGTCTCACACCTGCCGCGGCACGATTTCCTTACACGGGGCCTTAATACACACGGTGGACGCCTGCACCTTCGTCGTGAGCAACGGTGGCACGCAGACCTTCCACATCAAAGCGTCGACCGAGGTGGAGCGACAGCAGTGGGTCACAGCTCTCGAGCTGGCGAAAGCCAAGGCTATCCAAGCGATGGAATCTGGTTTGTACGATTTTATACGATTCTATTTGTGTCCATCCTATGTCACGATTTGCCATTTTTTTCGGCACATTTGGGAATTTTCCACACTTCTTTTCCACTTTCGTGAATCAATAATAACTGTGAAAGATTCATGTCTGCGCGGAGAGAATTTCTCGGTAAATATTACCATTAAAATCGTGGCAGGACAATATTGTATTTCGCATAATTTTCTGTGATTTTctctgatttattaatatctgttatacacattttgtatttttatcacagaaaatataaaacatatgatatcattatatttgattaaactatgaaattttaatgatttcaaaatatattgaacAGTTTACGattctttattgttttaaatagaataaatgtcaaatagcGAGTAGTATATAAGatatacaatatcttatataagtTTTACAATGCAGTATTGTAAATTGATTGGCAGGACAGGCGCTGTTTATAGCACAAATAGACAATACATAACGTTACTTACATCAATAGAAGAAACGACGTAAAGCGGGAGACTCATGATGTCCCAAATTAGAATCCTAGgataaatgtgttttttacaaaaaactatatataaaattataaatatatagtcaTAAAGAGACAAATTCCTATGATTACACATTATCATATAAGAAACCTTTATCTTGAACTATAAACATTTTGCCTTAGAACATTTTACCgtatgataatttttctaagcagtttctaaaatatcttgtatattttataaattcctatcgttacttataatatttactagaTTGCCAAATTGTTTCGAGCTTGTTACCATGGTagaatttgtagaaaattttgtagtaagatataacgaaaaattctctccgtgtaaattaaaaaattttgattattctgtaatagatatattttcaaatatgttaGTAAAAAATACTGTAGAAAAGCATGTTGACGTAATTTTTCTCACATGAAAcgttagttttaatttaatgcacgaaaaataaaaacgtaataaaactgcaataattttaatgaatttatcacttagaaattgattttataaacattgaaaaatgtttttaaaaagatgtatATGAACAAGAAATTCTAAATCTTCATTATATAACTACATCCACAATATTAGCAATTTATGTAATGCAGTAGGttatataatgaatatttaaaaaaacgtttgacgtagtatagtaaaataagtaaattctattctttaaaaagttaatagacTCACATTATGaacaatcttattttattaaataacattcatTAATTAACCGTAGTAATTATTACGAACAATTTATCTTTGATTACCTCTTCATTCATGGAATGTCTgaaattagaatataaaatactgaATTCAGATTTATGTAGACTGTGCATGTTTTAGACATAAAACTCGAActataagttaatattatagtCTTCGATATTTCCATTTGAATTAACTGTTGTAGAATCATCCAACGTTATAAGTAACTTAATGAATGTTCTTATCATCCTGCATATACTAGTTCCAGAATCTAGATTATTCTACTACATGTGTgtgcataatttataaatttgatttgcaTCGCAAACGACTGTAATATCGATACGATGTCTATACATTTGCATAACTGTCGTGTTGCATCtgtctttttcttatatattatcgAGCTTTAGTACTTCGGCGACGTTATGCGGCGAAATCTCTTttagaagaagaggaggaagagtaTCAAGATAACGACAATCAAAACGTAGAAACTGCGTCTGTGATTAAGGATCTGACTCGACGATTGGACGATCTACAAGCGTGCAATGATTTGATGCTTAAGCAGGGAGCTGCGCTTCAACGAGCTTTAGCCGATTTGGAAATGTTAGAGCCTCCGTCCCCCGAATTAGCAGCGAAATTCAAGATTGTTAGCGAACGAGCCACGCTTTTCCGGATTGCGGCGAATGCTATGATTAACGTAAGTTTCAAATGAGGTAATCCATGTGTAAAATTGAACGACGCAAAATATcggcaatttttcttttccacNNNNNNNNNNNNNNNNNNNNNNNNNNNNNNNNNNNNNNNNNNNNNNNNNNNNNNNNNNNNNNNNNNNNNNNNNNNNNNNNNNNNNNNNNNNNNNNNNNNNNNNNNNNNNNNNNNNNNNNNNNNNNNNNNNNNNNNNNNNNNNNNNNNNNNNNNNNNNNNNNNNNNNNNNNNNNNNNNNNNNNNNNNNNNNNNNNNNNNNNNNNNNNNNNNNNNNNNNNNNNNNNNNNNNNNNNNNNNNNNNNNNNNNNNNNNNNNNNNNNNNNNNNNNNNNNNNNNNNNNNNNNNNNNNNNNNNNNNNNNNNNNNNNNNNNNNNNNNNNNNNNNNNNNNNNNNNNNNNNNNNNNNNNNNNNNNNNNNNNNNNNNNNNNNNNNNNNNNNNNNNNNNNNNNNNNNNNNNNNNNNNNNNNNNNNNNNNNNNNNNNNNNNNNNNNNNNNNNNNNNNNNNNNNNNNNNNNNNNNNNNNNNNNNNNNNNNNNNNNNNNNNNNNNNNNNNNNNNNNNTTTTGGTTGTAGATATTGCCACGACTTTGCAAGagcattttatgaaaaatgttcttcgtgttttttgacattttaatgtatagtaaaattagCTAGCATACCGTCTTACTGCTAGAAAATCATTACATTCTATTTCGCTTTAAAATGCGCGAAGGTAATAAAGCTCTTGCAATGCTGTACAGATTATACATTTCcagttttttctttctagaaatgcaatatattcaatagCTTTTAGCCTTCGAGaaccatttaattataatggtgtataataaaataagagcttaatatacttgtatttttaacgattacaagattattaaatgagacgatatttatattcttacaaCAAAATGCGTAGTTTTCGAAGGTTAAAGCGCTATCGCTGCACCCAGGTAGGACATTGATTACGATTCAATGGGATAGATGTCTTCGTATAATAAGATTTTCATGGGTTTTCGTAATTTTCGTGGAATttctatttaacattaatcaagattttatttatatatataaaatttagtatgaaagttttattttcatcaattttCAATCGATTTCTCAACAAAagaactttttgaaaatctCGTGTAATATCGTTTTTTATAGATCTTTTATTCTCTTGGCATTAACAATCTTATAATCTCGTGTATAGGAAGATATAAAATTGgagattaaataagaaaaaaatacataaatttctatttaattctattCAAAATTTCTACAAGTCTTGTTTTTTATCCTTTCTAACTGAAATATCAGTACGTCGAAAGAAAAGGAgacgtttaaattttttatgttgagcataaattaatttaatctgttAGAAGCGCATTTTCATATCTTCTAGAaacgaattataaaaaaaccgACAACGATATATAAGGAAagtagataataatatagcagcataaaaatgttttcaaagaattccataaaaatttcccacaaaagattataattaaattaaattgtgtatATCGTGTGCAAAATTCTCTTATATCAATCTCACATCTTCGATAATGAGTGTATGCTGAATTTATACTACTTATATTACTCTTGAGCTTCATTTTATTGGGCATGGGATCACCTCGAAAGGTGTTATCTTTATTAAGACATTGTTCAACAGTGTCTCTAATTTTAGACGATTGTAAATACAAATCACGGCCAATATTTGCgtgatgacgacgacgatcgTGCGGTAGTTTATTTACCTTGAGAATATTTGCATTTGTTATATTCAATTCGTTTTGCTTGCTACCCTAATATGACTACAATAATGATGATATATGTCTGCATTAACAACTTGATTTGCTCGTGATAACAAtctatataattgatttacattattttattgtatgaaGTAATCCGCGCAACACAGCTCTATCATCGAGTAGTGCTCTGATGAAGTGTCATTGTGATATATGCAACAAGAAGGGATActcaaacaaaacaaaatagaaGAGAATCAAATGGTTCACATAATAGCAATATGATTACCTGCAGTAATTTggtatcaaaaaattttttgtcatttctaTCGTTCGAGTAACCTTTCTACAAATCAGTCATATAAAACTACGCGCTAGAGAGcaatacatgaatttatttttagcatctctttatatattttttacgttgGTAAAACGattatatgattgtatatatttatgaatgaACGACGATTGGAATAACTTACTTGTGATCGGTAAGACTGGGAAATATGCATTTCttcattttacaatataatttcttgactattatttcaaagaaaaaaaaagagtatgtAGGATTTAGGTAATGTGAGGGAGGATGGTTGTCCGTTTTAcgtttgtgtaaaatttttaacataattcaaGTGGTCTTCAACGCCATTTAACGAACTTTATTTGCTTGTGTAAATTtgactatttttaaatattggttatcgagataatattactttttaatatctacATATTGAAAAGATTTAATTGCGCACAAGATCAATGATTTTGTCATTTACATCCCAATATTGATCATGCAAATGAATAGTACGCAAATAGTACGAATTAGATCGTAAAATAATTGATGCGATGAAGAAATTCCGACaaaatttagcattaatacatTGGAATTAAGTATATACCTGGTTGGATTCATATATACTTGGTTGTAAGATTAGGATTTCAGAAGTCATTTATAAGACATACGTTTATTTGCTTTTCAAGCTAATGCTTGATCGCATATATGAGAcacatttattgtaaaaatataaatatagtatcTGCCACTTTTTCCACACATTTTTGTCATCGAAATTTTGCAAGTTGATATCTTTAATTTGCACTTTTTAGGCGAGATGTAAATTGAATTCTAAAGAATTAGCAAActagaatatataattattcgcGGAATGTTAaactattttgatattttatatggacATTTGCTCTTATACTAGAAAGAATAGATTGCTGAAGAAAGTACTTTATActattgcaaatttaatatatattagcgAAGTTATGCGAGAATCGGTAAATTTTGTCGTTTCTGTTAAGTCGCTTTGATGGAAATTAGGCTGACTTGAGAATTGAGACTTCTGTTCAAAACAGTATAGGATATAATATATCctgataatattattctttatattgccGGCAGATCCAGAAATTCGACCTGCATCATGTATAGTATTTTATAGaaggataaaaataatttctcagtCACATACTTGACAGATGAAAGAACTTTTGGCAATTAgcatttgattaatttattttattcgatcAAGTAAAAATAACGTAATATAATGCAAATGCGGAAATTTATTCGTAAAACGTAATTGTAATCATTGCTGTTATGCAATCAAACACCAAGTcgattatttaatcaaattttgcgCTGATTACACATTAATCACATATACTAAATATAGAACGTGCAATGTCTTCCCGTATTTGCAAATAGCACATCGTATGCTAGACGTGTTAAATATTCGCAATATTAGCAACGTATTTGATAGTATCTGTCGATTTATCTAGTAAATCAACTTTAATACTAAGAGAATTATTCGAGAGCCAGTTATTGtacgaaatataattttctttttgcaataaagcaatctctaatttttttgcgacattttaaaattgcaattgtCTAGAAAAAAGATTGTGATACATGTCAAGAAAGAAAGacgagaattatttttattttaagcaagataatatatattcaactAAGAAAGTTATCCTGAAGAAAAACAGTTTAAATACTAGAAGGTttaatgtgtgtgtggtgtCAAATGGAAGGATAGAATTATTTCATTCCCATGTTAATAATTTGCGTAAAAGTTTTACTCCTTTCAAAGACATATATtcgtgaaatattttgataatgatGATAAATAGTAACTGCAATGTTACATGATgtgattttttgtattattgtaaagacaataattttattcgcgGAACGTTGTACACAAAtcacgagagaaaaaaaaggtagaCACATCAGTATAAAGGTACATAGTATTAAATCTTTGACTATAGAACggataaattaacaaaaagtgaagaaaaaaattagaaagaattAGACAGTTTTAATCTCGTGTCACAGACCAAATACTAATACTTCTAAAAGCGTGAAAATTAGAGGGAGAGATCTACACGCAAAAATACATACGATTTATGTAGATATTTCACATATCCGAATTTTACTCGCGACCATACATACaaatggaaattttattttcacaagAGAATAGAAGAATTAGAAGTACGGGTGTAAGACATCACGATGCCTGCTTCCTTAATTTCATACAATCAATACGTATCTACATTCTAAATTTCATAGagttttatagaaacattAACTAAAAGAGTAAAGTATTCATTTCTATGGAATAAAAATTGAGTTCAtgcaattttcaattttgtactttataaaatttatgtttatttttatcaatatgaaTTATGATCtcgatttaatttactttactaCTAAAAAAGGATGAAAGTAAATTgaagagattaaaattaatctacattgatGGAAGagattattaaagattaaataattgatatttttattatttcttacatttttgagttaaaattatttcggagctgcaatatattaaaatttatttattatctgaatagaataaaatttcaaaatattttttaaaagataaaaaaaaacaaagtatgAGTATGCGATTAATTCTACTGTGAGTTGTTACATCGTATCTGCAGTGTCACACACCCGTACTCATTTTAGCTATCTTTGAAAAATCCTTTCTGTGCAGACATGTACATGTATAAGTGCTAGGACAATTAAACAGCGATAAAATGTACCTGTACACCGACCATATTGATGGTTTGCCTCTATGATGTTTAAGTTTCCAATTTTCGAGTCTTGCGTATctgaaatttcaaaattaacataGAGAGTATGTAATAAGACAGTTTATTCCTCAACTGTCCCTCGGATCTATTtagaattgaattaattactcTTTAAAAGTATAACTCCAATATGCCCATTAATTTTAGCATTCTTCAGATTAGTTAAATGCACATAAGATGTACAAAATTAGAAACACGGATTACATCAAATtggaatatttattctataagatattcaaaattctaatatcttttcaaaatttcctAAAATATTTAGGATGCAAATTCTATACTCTATGATTATATATGCGTTTTACtcaattatgtttaaaaagttaccgaaaaaacttttctttatgAAACGAATTATCTATTTTAGGATACAAGGATTAcaacagaaagagaaagaaggagagagagagagagagagagagagagagagagactctcagtatcaaaataaaaatacatatttctaatattcCAATATCACATTGGTTTCAAGAAAAATGCTTATATTTCAAGGATAAGGATCCAAGGGATAGAAGAATATATGCATGTACGGcttatcattattttcaatcAAGATAACTatcaagataattaataattcatgttATTCGCATGTAACAgagatatacaaaatattttgagagGCAAATTCGTGAATTAcgtaaaatgaataaaagagaaatatatatatacatacttatatatatataaatacataaacaaatatatttaataaaattccttgacatatatattatatatatattgtaaattcgGAGAGATATTCATTAATCTAAAATAGAATGGAttccaataattttgttaattagcCGTGGTATTGAAGACACGAATTGCTGATATATCAGTAGTTAGTAACCAAAGTCATAGCGACAAATGAATAACGCaatgaataaacaaaattattcttacaaCTGAAAATTAGGGgagtgattaaaaaaaaatataatgtgttATAACGTACAGAAATTTTAGAGATAAGCTTCTGCTGTATAAAATTCTCACTAAGTGTTACtccgttataatatttaacgatcgaatattaataatttgttcaaAGAGTACTGCATGTAATGCGCTTTTCTCCAAAATTTACCAAGCCATAGATAGCGAAAGTCGAATTGAAAGACAATTTCTTGTTATATATTGTCAGAGACTCATTGT
This genomic stretch from Monomorium pharaonis isolate MP-MQ-018 chromosome 4, ASM1337386v2, whole genome shotgun sequence harbors:
- the LOC118645283 gene encoding oxysterol-binding protein 1-like isoform X4; translation: MGDPKSQHGAQEMKGWLFKWTNYLKGYQRRWFVLSNGLLSYYRAEPTGGPKSSRRKRRAGRASENPAEMSHTCRGTISLHGALIHTVDACTFVVSNGGTQTFHIKASTEVERQQWVTALELAKAKAIQAMESEEEEEYQDNDNQNVETASVIKDLTRRLDDLQACNDLMLKQGAALQRALADLEMLEPPSPELAAKFKIVSERATLFRIAANAMINVSFK
- the LOC118645283 gene encoding oxysterol-binding protein 1-like isoform X3 — encoded protein: MGDPKSQHGAQEMKGWLFKWTNYLKGYQRRWFVLSNGLLSYYRAEPTGGPKSSRRKRRAGRASENPAEMSHTCRGTISLHGALIHTVDACTFVVSNGGTQTFHIKASTEVERQQWVTALELAKAKAIQAMESEEEEEEYQDNDNQNVETASVIKDLTRRLDDLQACNDLMLKQGAALQRALADLEMLEPPSPELAAKFKIVSERATLFRIAANAMINVSFK
- the LOC118645283 gene encoding oxysterol-binding protein 1-like isoform X1; its protein translation is MGDPKSQHGAQEMKGWLFKWTNYLKGYQRRWFVLSNGLLSYYRAEPTGGPKSSRRKRRAGRASENPAEMSHTCRGTISLHGALIHTVDACTFVVSNGGTQTFHIKASTEVERQQWVTALELAKAKAIQAMESALVLRRRYAAKSLLEEEEEEYQDNDNQNVETASVIKDLTRRLDDLQACNDLMLKQGAALQRALADLEMLEPPSPELAAKFKIVSERATLFRIAANAMINVSFK
- the LOC118645283 gene encoding oxysterol-binding protein 1-like isoform X2; translated protein: MGDPKSQHGAQEMKGWLFKWTNYLKGYQRRWFVLSNGLLSYYRAEPTGGPKSSRRKRRAGRASENPAEMSHTCRGTISLHGALIHTVDACTFVVSNGGTQTFHIKASTEVERQQWVTALELAKAKAIQAMESVLRRRYAAKSLLEEEEEEYQDNDNQNVETASVIKDLTRRLDDLQACNDLMLKQGAALQRALADLEMLEPPSPELAAKFKIVSERATLFRIAANAMINVSFK
- the LOC118645283 gene encoding oxysterol-binding protein 1-like isoform X5; its protein translation is MGDPKSQHGAQEMKGWLFKWTNYLKGYQRRWFVLSNGLLSYYRNPAEMSHTCRGTISLHGALIHTVDACTFVVSNGGTQTFHIKASTEVERQQWVTALELAKAKAIQAMESALVLRRRYAAKSLLEEEEEEYQDNDNQNVETASVIKDLTRRLDDLQACNDLMLKQGAALQRALADLEMLEPPSPELAAKFKIVSERATLFRIAANAMINVSFK